The proteins below come from a single Maylandia zebra isolate NMK-2024a linkage group LG23, Mzebra_GT3a, whole genome shotgun sequence genomic window:
- the plpp3 gene encoding phospholipid phosphatase 3 isoform X1: protein MQNYMYEKAMAQETRNGGTSTLNNNNGVDNSKKKVLIVLDVFCLLLASLPFLIIETSTIQPYQRGFYCSDESIRYPRKEGETISDAVLCGVGILIGIFSIVIGECYRIHQLHQGTKSFVGNPYVAALYKQIGVFLFGCAISQSFTDIAKVSVGRMRPHFLDVCRPNFSTINCSLGYITNYTCTGEESEVQEARKSFFSGHASFSLFTMLYLCFYIQSRFTWRGARLLRPLLQFTLLMMAFYTGLSRVSDHKHHPTDVLAGFVQGALVAYCIVFYVSDLFKPRVKPATPPPSPIKKELLPSSDIIERNNHHNMV, encoded by the exons ATGCAAAATTACATGTATGAGAAAGCAATGGCTCAAGAAACAAGGAACGGAGGAACCTCTACGTTAAATAACAACAATGGTGTTGACAACAGTAAGAAGAAGGTGCTAATAGTGCTCGATGTCTTCTGCCTTCTACTTG CTAGCCTGCCTTTCCTGATCATTGAGACTAGCACCATACAGCCGTACCAGCGCGGGTTTTACTGTTCGGACGAGTCCATCCGGTACCCGCGAAAAGAGGGAGAGACCATTAGTGATGCTGTGCTTTGTGGTGTTGGCATTCTTATTGGCATCTTCTCC ATTGTGATTGGAGAATGCTACAGGATTCACCAGCTGCACCAAGGAACAAAGTCATTTGTGGGGAATCCCTACGTTGCAGCTCTCTACAAGCAG ATAGGTGTGTTTCTCTTTGGCTGCGCCATCAGCCAGTCATTCACAGACATTGCCAAGGTGTCTGTAGGTCGGATGAGACCCCACTTCTTAGATGTTTGCAGACCAAATTTCTCCACTATTAACTGTTCATTGGGGTACATCACCAACTATACCTGCACTGGGGAAGAGAGTGAAGTACAGGAAGCTAG GAAATCCTTCTTCTCAGGACATGCCTCGTTTTCGTTATTCACCATGCTCTACCTGTGT TTCTACATACAGTCCAGGTTTACATGGCGTGGCGCTCGTCTCCTCCGCCCATTGCTCCAGTTCACTTTGCTGATGATGGCTTTCTACACTGGCCTATCACGCGTGTCCGACCACAAGCACCACCCGACCGATGTCCTGGCAGGATTTGTGCAGGGAGCCCTGGTGGCCTACTGCATA GTGTTCTATGTGTCAGACCTGTTCAAGCCAAGGGTGAAGCCGGCCACACCCCCGCCCTCCCCGATTAAGAAGGAGCTGCTCCCTTCATCTGACATCATTGAGAGAAACAACCACCACAACATGGTGTGA
- the plpp3 gene encoding phospholipid phosphatase 3 isoform X2 produces the protein MQNYMYEKAMAQETRNGGTSTLNNNNGVDNSKKKVLIVLDVFCLLLAMLPALVLHRTAIRPYHRGFYCSDSSLYYPYKRSTVPSSVLISVGLTLPAVSIVIGECYRIHQLHQGTKSFVGNPYVAALYKQIGVFLFGCAISQSFTDIAKVSVGRMRPHFLDVCRPNFSTINCSLGYITNYTCTGEESEVQEARKSFFSGHASFSLFTMLYLCFYIQSRFTWRGARLLRPLLQFTLLMMAFYTGLSRVSDHKHHPTDVLAGFVQGALVAYCIVFYVSDLFKPRVKPATPPPSPIKKELLPSSDIIERNNHHNMV, from the exons ATGCAAAATTACATGTATGAGAAAGCAATGGCTCAAGAAACAAGGAACGGAGGAACCTCTACGTTAAATAACAACAATGGTGTTGACAACAGTAAGAAGAAGGTGCTAATAGTGCTCGATGTCTTCTGCCTTCTACTTG cTATGCTGCCAGCCCTGGTACTCCATCGTACCGCTATTCGTCCTTACCACAGGGGGTTTTACTGCAGCGACTCCAGCCTGTACTACCCCTACAAGAGAAGCACCGTACCTTCCTCAGTCCTCATTTCTGTTGGCTTGACACTGCCTGCGGTGTCC ATTGTGATTGGAGAATGCTACAGGATTCACCAGCTGCACCAAGGAACAAAGTCATTTGTGGGGAATCCCTACGTTGCAGCTCTCTACAAGCAG ATAGGTGTGTTTCTCTTTGGCTGCGCCATCAGCCAGTCATTCACAGACATTGCCAAGGTGTCTGTAGGTCGGATGAGACCCCACTTCTTAGATGTTTGCAGACCAAATTTCTCCACTATTAACTGTTCATTGGGGTACATCACCAACTATACCTGCACTGGGGAAGAGAGTGAAGTACAGGAAGCTAG GAAATCCTTCTTCTCAGGACATGCCTCGTTTTCGTTATTCACCATGCTCTACCTGTGT TTCTACATACAGTCCAGGTTTACATGGCGTGGCGCTCGTCTCCTCCGCCCATTGCTCCAGTTCACTTTGCTGATGATGGCTTTCTACACTGGCCTATCACGCGTGTCCGACCACAAGCACCACCCGACCGATGTCCTGGCAGGATTTGTGCAGGGAGCCCTGGTGGCCTACTGCATA GTGTTCTATGTGTCAGACCTGTTCAAGCCAAGGGTGAAGCCGGCCACACCCCCGCCCTCCCCGATTAAGAAGGAGCTGCTCCCTTCATCTGACATCATTGAGAGAAACAACCACCACAACATGGTGTGA